In one window of Bdellovibrio bacteriovorus W DNA:
- the aat gene encoding leucyl/phenylalanyl-tRNA--protein transferase (COG2360 Leu/Phe-tRNA-protein transferase), giving the protein MSQLKPSIDFPNPRHTLAEGIIVVGGELSVANLYAAYRKGIFPWPQEGYPMLWFSPEERGVIDFNEFHIPRSLEKFLKKNPQIEFSLNHEFLDVIRACQKQTRPGQAGTWINEQIVNAYNNFHKAGYAHSLEVWDGDELVGGIYGVLVEGVFSAESMFYKKPNASKLALWALVDHLKDQGHQWMDVQMITPVVEAMGGKYISRENFLERLNKRHAELGLPGSL; this is encoded by the coding sequence GTGAGTCAGTTAAAACCCTCCATTGATTTTCCAAATCCCCGTCATACCTTGGCAGAGGGAATCATTGTGGTTGGAGGGGAGTTGAGTGTTGCTAATCTCTATGCGGCTTATCGCAAGGGAATTTTTCCGTGGCCCCAAGAGGGCTATCCAATGTTGTGGTTTTCTCCAGAAGAGCGCGGCGTGATTGATTTCAACGAATTTCACATACCCCGCAGTCTGGAAAAGTTCCTGAAAAAAAATCCACAGATTGAGTTTTCTTTAAACCATGAGTTTTTAGATGTCATTCGCGCCTGCCAGAAGCAGACACGCCCGGGGCAGGCGGGGACGTGGATCAATGAGCAAATCGTGAACGCCTATAATAACTTTCATAAAGCCGGCTATGCTCACTCTTTAGAAGTCTGGGATGGCGATGAGTTAGTTGGAGGAATCTACGGAGTCCTTGTCGAAGGGGTTTTTAGTGCCGAGAGTATGTTTTATAAAAAACCCAATGCTTCCAAACTAGCACTCTGGGCTCTTGTCGATCACTTGAAAGATCAGGGGCACCAATGGATGGATGTGCAGATGATCACTCCCGTTGTTGAAGCAATGGGAGGAAAGTATATTTCTAGAGAGAATTTCTTAGAACGATTGAATAAAAGGCATGCTGAGCTTGGGCTCCCGGGATCTCTATAA
- a CDS encoding putative secreted protein, with amino-acid sequence MSMVLPHLAGAQTVKQVERPPQYVVFAFDGSYTNSVWQYSRDFTKRQKSYGIDTRFTFFINPVYLLTPQSKDIYKAPGGKKGSAIGWGDDNNDVSIRVDQMNDAYLEGHEIASHAIGHWDGSGWSQADWDSEFTQFNYILENMFTLNKMRPSDKQRKGLLFKNDIVGFRAPQLGVSTGLWPVLSKFDIQYDTSKVAKIDYWPQKNSFGTWNFPLGQIPEPGGARKWLSMDYNFCVRDSARILSEEKNAMSLTGIDPMTKRSVGNNDRSCLRVVSAEQKKKVKDNMMNLYRAYFNSNYYGNRAPLHIGHHFSAWMSGAYLEAFYEFANEVCGKPEVKCQTYAELMKFMDSKTSSQVAQYQAGNFAKMPRPKSADLARHLDMSVQMTAEEGLLKFSLEGRDAGRSGLKKYISFADRTLSLEEGIELAEIREAFKAGEEVVLRISVKDKMDKEILTSSFLIKDIGTEKESVELENIEDHWLVGHLDESHKDEYDMTRGH; translated from the coding sequence ATGTCAATGGTTCTGCCGCACTTGGCAGGAGCTCAGACTGTAAAGCAAGTGGAAAGACCCCCACAGTATGTTGTTTTTGCCTTTGATGGTTCTTATACCAACAGTGTTTGGCAATACTCGCGTGACTTTACAAAAAGACAGAAAAGTTACGGCATTGATACGCGCTTTACTTTCTTTATTAATCCGGTCTATTTGCTAACTCCACAGTCTAAAGATATCTATAAAGCTCCGGGTGGAAAGAAGGGCTCAGCTATTGGCTGGGGTGATGATAATAACGACGTTTCTATCCGCGTAGATCAGATGAATGATGCCTATTTAGAGGGGCATGAGATCGCCTCCCACGCGATCGGCCATTGGGATGGCAGTGGATGGAGTCAGGCTGACTGGGATTCAGAGTTCACTCAGTTCAATTATATTTTAGAGAATATGTTCACTCTGAATAAAATGCGCCCTAGTGATAAACAGCGCAAAGGGCTTCTATTTAAGAATGACATCGTGGGCTTTCGCGCTCCTCAGTTAGGAGTGAGCACAGGGCTTTGGCCAGTGCTTTCTAAGTTTGATATCCAATATGACACTTCCAAGGTTGCGAAAATTGATTATTGGCCACAGAAGAATTCTTTCGGAACTTGGAATTTTCCTCTGGGGCAAATACCTGAGCCAGGCGGCGCTCGTAAATGGCTTTCAATGGATTATAATTTCTGTGTGAGAGATTCTGCGAGAATATTAAGTGAAGAAAAAAATGCGATGTCTTTGACGGGTATTGATCCAATGACGAAGAGGTCTGTGGGAAATAACGATCGCTCGTGCTTAAGAGTTGTATCTGCAGAGCAAAAGAAAAAAGTTAAAGACAATATGATGAATCTCTATCGTGCCTATTTTAACTCGAATTATTATGGCAACCGTGCACCACTACATATCGGGCATCACTTCAGTGCGTGGATGAGTGGGGCTTACTTAGAGGCTTTCTATGAGTTTGCGAACGAAGTTTGTGGTAAACCAGAGGTTAAGTGTCAAACGTATGCTGAGTTGATGAAGTTTATGGATTCAAAAACTTCTTCTCAAGTTGCCCAGTATCAAGCGGGTAACTTCGCTAAGATGCCACGCCCTAAGAGTGCAGATCTGGCGCGTCACTTAGATATGAGCGTACAAATGACTGCTGAAGAAGGGCTTTTGAAGTTTTCTTTAGAGGGGCGAGACGCCGGACGTTCAGGACTTAAAAAGTATATTAGTTTTGCTGATCGTACTTTAAGTCTTGAGGAAGGCATTGAGTTGGCAGAAATTCGTGAAGCTTTTAAAGCTGGTGAAGAAGTCGTCTTGCGTATTTCAGTGAAAGATAAAATGGATAAAGAAATTCTGACTTCTAGCTTTCTTATTAAAGACATCGGAACTGAGAAAGAATCCGTTGAGCTAGAGAATATCGAAGACCATTGGTTGGTAGGTCACTTGGATGAGTCTCACAAAGATGAGTATGATATGACTAGAGGTCACTGA
- a CDS encoding serine protease SplA (COG5640 Secreted trypsin-like serine protease), which yields MVKKLIFFGIAIQIFVACADYQPGSLNLYGGSGVIYGDDSIVEISVESPLKSMTVALAQNDKLIRSEKVGAYSVEETYGIEDVMWKAQESLSYCSGVPLSATTVLTAGHCLRSESDCELISILPNYEKDREDARSAIACKKVLLRKNDVEAGLDYAVLELEEPILHFVEIKNIKKVKEQDELIVVGHPLGSFKKSATGAVRKIRENGLIEASLDVFEGNSGSPVFKKETGELLGILSSGAKDFSELSGRIFVNRCPDEGCEGELIVPIQKILEDFKNNQ from the coding sequence ATGGTAAAAAAGCTGATCTTTTTCGGAATAGCTATTCAAATCTTCGTAGCATGTGCTGACTACCAGCCAGGTTCTTTAAACCTGTACGGAGGAAGTGGCGTCATCTACGGAGATGATTCTATCGTCGAGATCAGTGTAGAGAGTCCTTTAAAGTCAATGACTGTGGCTCTTGCGCAAAATGATAAGCTTATCCGATCTGAAAAAGTCGGTGCTTACAGTGTTGAAGAAACCTACGGGATTGAAGATGTGATGTGGAAAGCTCAAGAGTCCCTGTCTTATTGTTCGGGAGTTCCACTTTCTGCGACGACGGTTCTTACCGCAGGACACTGCCTTCGCTCGGAGTCTGACTGCGAGTTGATCAGCATTTTACCTAATTACGAAAAAGATCGCGAAGATGCTAGATCCGCCATCGCCTGCAAGAAGGTCTTATTGCGTAAAAACGATGTCGAAGCGGGCTTGGATTATGCGGTGTTGGAGCTAGAAGAACCCATTCTTCATTTTGTAGAAATAAAGAATATTAAGAAGGTTAAAGAGCAAGACGAACTCATCGTTGTAGGTCATCCACTTGGTAGTTTTAAAAAGTCGGCAACAGGAGCTGTTCGCAAGATTCGAGAGAATGGCTTAATTGAAGCGAGCTTAGACGTGTTTGAAGGAAACTCTGGCTCCCCCGTCTTTAAGAAAGAGACAGGAGAGCTTTTAGGTATCTTATCCAGTGGTGCTAAAGATTTTTCGGAGCTCTCAGGGCGAATCTTTGTCAATCGCTGTCCAGATGAAGGCTGTGAGGGAGAACTCATCGTTCCTATTCAGAAAATACTGGAAGACTTTAAGAATAACCAGTAA
- a CDS encoding ABC transporter ATP-binding protein (COG0488 ATPase components of ABC transporters with duplicated ATPase domains) produces MLLVSTHKLEKSFAAKTLFTNVSLGIEEGERVGLVGPNGAGKSTLLKILAGQVQQDGGEVTAKKGLRIGYLEQSPLFAEDIQILDAVLSKCKDVNESMALAYEWMARLDLNQFGGEFPVKNLSGGWKKRVALARELVLEPELLLLDEPTNHLDVTSIIWLEEFLAKAPFATLIITHDRLFLQRVTNKIFDLDPRNPNYLLSVKGDYLQYLEAKEQLLQAQEQREVVLKNTLRRETEWLRRGAQARQTKQKARIERAGSLKDDVQGLSSKNQSRVAKIEFKDAERNPQKLIEVESISKSYDEKVLFKDFSYLVTPKTRLALLGDNGCGKSTLIRVLLEMETPDFGVVRQADKLKVAYFEQNRETLNPKESVLKNIVSDGDYVYFQGQYVFARSYLERFLFNRQQMDLPVERLSGGEQSRLRLAQLMLQEAQVLVLDEPTNDLDVATLTVLEESLKDFNGAVILVTHDRFFMDQVASDIVAFHRDKDGNNSLESFAGYLQWEDWYEEQKALEAAELKKQQDAKKEPVKAVSKPGKLSFKEKFELENMEDNITKLEAEVEALQIESGNPEVVSNAKKVQEIFESLGKKQHDLEKMYERWAELEKKVQGTT; encoded by the coding sequence ATGCTTTTAGTCAGTACTCATAAACTTGAAAAATCATTTGCTGCCAAAACTCTATTTACCAATGTCAGTCTTGGTATTGAAGAAGGGGAACGGGTAGGCCTTGTTGGACCTAATGGTGCGGGGAAATCCACTCTTCTGAAAATTCTTGCAGGACAGGTTCAGCAAGATGGCGGTGAGGTCACTGCTAAAAAGGGTTTGCGCATTGGCTATCTAGAGCAGAGTCCTCTGTTTGCAGAAGATATTCAAATTCTTGATGCAGTTTTGAGTAAGTGCAAGGACGTCAACGAGTCCATGGCTTTGGCCTATGAATGGATGGCTCGTTTGGATTTAAATCAGTTTGGAGGAGAGTTTCCCGTTAAGAATCTCTCTGGTGGTTGGAAGAAGCGTGTAGCGTTAGCACGTGAGCTTGTTTTAGAGCCTGAGTTGCTATTGTTGGATGAACCGACGAATCACCTCGATGTCACAAGTATCATTTGGCTTGAGGAGTTTTTAGCGAAGGCTCCATTTGCAACTTTGATTATCACGCATGATCGACTGTTCCTACAGCGTGTAACGAATAAGATCTTTGATTTAGATCCGAGAAATCCTAACTACCTTCTATCAGTGAAGGGCGATTACTTACAATACCTCGAGGCAAAAGAGCAGCTTCTTCAAGCGCAAGAACAACGAGAAGTTGTTCTTAAAAACACTCTGCGCCGCGAGACAGAGTGGTTACGCCGTGGCGCTCAGGCACGTCAGACAAAACAAAAGGCGCGCATTGAGAGAGCAGGCAGTCTTAAGGACGATGTACAGGGTTTGTCTTCTAAGAACCAATCAAGAGTTGCAAAGATTGAGTTTAAAGATGCTGAACGCAATCCACAAAAGTTGATTGAAGTTGAAAGTATCTCAAAGAGCTATGATGAGAAGGTTTTATTTAAAGACTTCTCCTATCTCGTTACGCCAAAAACTCGCTTGGCTTTGTTGGGTGATAATGGATGTGGCAAATCCACGTTGATTCGCGTCCTCTTGGAGATGGAAACCCCCGACTTCGGAGTCGTTCGCCAAGCTGATAAATTAAAGGTGGCCTACTTTGAACAAAATCGCGAGACTTTAAATCCTAAAGAATCGGTGCTTAAGAACATCGTCTCTGATGGGGACTATGTCTATTTCCAAGGGCAGTACGTGTTTGCACGAAGCTATCTGGAAAGATTTCTTTTCAATCGCCAACAGATGGATCTGCCGGTTGAAAGACTCTCTGGCGGTGAACAAAGCCGTTTGCGCTTGGCTCAGTTGATGCTTCAAGAAGCACAAGTTCTTGTACTGGACGAACCGACCAATGATCTAGATGTGGCAACTTTGACTGTGTTAGAAGAGTCGTTAAAAGATTTCAATGGCGCTGTGATTTTAGTAACCCATGATCGCTTCTTTATGGATCAGGTCGCTTCTGATATTGTGGCTTTTCATCGCGATAAAGATGGAAACAACTCTTTGGAATCCTTTGCTGGGTATCTGCAGTGGGAAGACTGGTATGAAGAGCAGAAAGCTCTTGAAGCCGCTGAGTTAAAGAAACAGCAAGACGCTAAGAAAGAGCCCGTCAAGGCAGTTAGTAAGCCGGGTAAGCTTTCATTTAAAGAAAAGTTCGAACTTGAGAATATGGAAGATAATATCACCAAGCTCGAAGCGGAAGTGGAAGCTTTGCAGATCGAGTCAGGTAATCCTGAAGTCGTAAGCAACGCCAAAAAGGTTCAGGAGATTTTCGAGAGCCTAGGAAAGAAACAGCATGATCTAGAGAAAATGTACGAGCGCTGGGCTGAGCTTGAGAAAAAGGTGCAAGGAACTACCTAA
- a CDS encoding outer membrane efflux protein (COG1538 Outer membrane protein): MVKTLLALLSTTSMVAHGQGTAAQKAPEITLNQRTVAEQVLKTGPKAQEVNLKYQQYRLEPVRALSAYDWRLLLESGYEYDYLATLLSGGAVSNKVKYERLRTTVSLQKPFTSGTLLGVEFNRLSQKATNEGGGNIAPVPEQTLDSAGLILEQAILGNFFGVADRGIVNAAELTYEANKIARADELEEVVLESIRQFWNAYVAQENFREASNSRDRYKQLVDAVRRKTSLGYSNPGDLPQVQAEFEAREQKVKSASTDYLKAMDDLITLLGLEPNTTIKFDVPKQVPPVPKLIEKSVEDLRVVRSQKLKTEAAQESLSAAKSLSYPSLKFIGRVYSSGVDESSENAYSELISGTRPKYYAGLRFEYNFGSDIQNETIINRKLTKDLEETRLRRQLAESEDLEMQTQRKVQAAHAIALSAEKQKNFREKASQELNRSYNQGRTDISLLITAMNNYFDSEVQYSRAVGDYAIALNEWAASRDELIPDDQQGTDKK; this comes from the coding sequence ATGGTAAAAACTCTTCTCGCTCTTTTAAGTACGACATCTATGGTGGCCCACGGCCAAGGAACTGCTGCACAGAAAGCTCCTGAGATCACATTGAATCAGCGCACAGTTGCAGAGCAAGTTTTGAAAACCGGCCCCAAAGCTCAAGAGGTCAATTTAAAATACCAACAGTATCGCCTTGAGCCTGTTCGCGCGCTCTCAGCCTATGACTGGAGACTGCTTTTAGAATCCGGCTATGAATACGACTACCTAGCGACCCTGCTTTCAGGGGGCGCGGTCTCTAACAAGGTAAAGTACGAACGTCTGCGCACAACTGTCAGTCTTCAAAAACCCTTCACTTCAGGAACTCTTTTAGGCGTTGAGTTCAATCGCCTTTCGCAAAAAGCAACCAACGAAGGTGGAGGCAATATTGCACCTGTTCCAGAGCAAACTTTAGACTCTGCAGGTCTTATCCTTGAACAAGCCATCTTAGGAAACTTCTTCGGTGTGGCCGATCGCGGAATTGTGAATGCAGCGGAGTTAACTTACGAAGCCAATAAAATTGCTCGCGCCGACGAATTAGAAGAGGTTGTACTAGAATCCATCCGTCAATTCTGGAATGCCTATGTAGCCCAAGAGAACTTCCGCGAAGCTTCCAACTCTCGCGATCGCTATAAGCAATTAGTAGATGCTGTTCGCAGAAAAACATCTCTAGGATATTCAAACCCAGGAGACCTTCCACAGGTTCAGGCCGAGTTTGAAGCCCGCGAACAAAAAGTGAAATCAGCATCGACGGACTATCTTAAGGCGATGGACGACCTTATCACTCTACTGGGCCTAGAACCCAACACGACTATTAAGTTCGACGTACCTAAACAAGTACCTCCAGTTCCGAAGCTGATTGAAAAGAGCGTGGAAGATTTAAGAGTTGTACGCTCACAAAAATTAAAAACTGAAGCCGCTCAAGAATCTCTCTCAGCAGCAAAATCCTTGAGCTATCCTTCATTGAAGTTCATCGGTCGTGTGTACTCTTCAGGTGTTGACGAGTCTTCTGAAAATGCCTACTCGGAGCTTATCAGCGGGACACGTCCAAAGTATTATGCGGGCCTTCGCTTTGAGTATAACTTTGGTTCTGATATTCAAAACGAAACTATCATCAATCGCAAACTGACAAAGGATCTTGAAGAGACAAGATTACGCCGTCAACTTGCGGAATCTGAAGACCTTGAAATGCAAACTCAACGTAAAGTGCAAGCGGCCCATGCCATTGCTCTGAGCGCCGAGAAACAAAAAAACTTCCGTGAGAAAGCATCTCAAGAACTCAATCGCTCCTACAACCAAGGGCGTACTGATATTTCACTTTTAATTACAGCTATGAACAATTACTTCGACTCTGAAGTACAATACAGCAGAGCCGTTGGCGACTACGCCATTGCGCTTAACGAATGGGCAGCTAGCAGAGACGAACTTATTCCTGATGACCAACAGGGTACGGATAAAAAGTAG
- a CDS encoding acriflavin resistance protein (COG0841 Cation/multidrug efflux pump): MRLSDISIRNPVFAWMLMFGLMIFGLISFSRMGVSQMPDVDFPTVNVSVTLSGAAPEVMETQVVDPIESALMTVEGIESIKSSSKTGTATITVEFDLDRNIDVALQDVQAKVAAAQRLLPDDVDPPILSKTNPDDQPIIWLALTYDKNDPEFLMSYARDYLKDRFTTVDGVGDIFLGGYTDPVMRVKVRPRDLIRYNISANDVMDAVRSEHSELPGGYIETEKKTFNVRTMGEAKTEEEFRSIVISRRAGAAVADSTNMVKLSQVADVSMGLDQITKMSRFNGKTALGLGIRKQRGTNAVAVARAVKEKIKEIQPQLPEGMYVHVNFDSTKYIEQSVDELNKHLMLAVVLTSIVCWLFLGSWSATFNVLLSIPTSLLGAFIGLYFLGYTLNTFTLLGLTLAIGIVVDDAIMVLENIFRYNENGRGKIESAIVGAREISFAAMAATAAVIAIFMPVAFMKGIIGKFFMQFGVTISIAVFLSLVEALTITPMRCAGFVHMGERKSRIGKGFENMMENMRHGYDKWLRWTLVHPVKVVVISLVVVFLSFGSIKFLNKEMSPAQDQSLFIARLMLPVGTSLAYTNMQTQKAEKWLLERPEIEQVYAAIGGFGGGASDANSTMMFVTLKPREKRGIDAEKGRTLSQQEFMQIARKELAKIEDVRPVLMDLSQQGFSGGRGYPIEFTILGSDWDKLAKYTDDMMKAMEASDLMVDVDSNYLLGMPEIQIRPDRISAAQHGVSINSIGTTVNALIGGVKVGEYPQGGHRYDIKVKLVDQGDPMNEIKGLFVGNSRGNLIPLNRVTKEEIGTSLQSISRSNRQRAITVTANLKPGVSQQVAMDYIEKKAKETFDPGYMIEQGGSSKTFKESFQSLIFALILGLVIAYMVLASQFNSFIDPVSILMALPFSFSGAFFALLLTGQSLNMFSMIGLLLLMGIVKKNSILLIEFTNTIRDRGTREAKAALSEACPVRLRPILMTSIATIAAAIPSATASGAGSETMRPMAITLIGGVIVSTALTLFVVPCVYLLLDRFKKRDDVREKTRQAFAAVGDEAIEA; encoded by the coding sequence ATGCGTCTGTCGGATATATCAATTCGCAATCCTGTGTTTGCGTGGATGCTCATGTTTGGTCTAATGATTTTCGGATTGATCTCATTCTCTAGAATGGGTGTGAGTCAAATGCCCGACGTGGATTTTCCGACAGTCAACGTGAGCGTGACACTTTCTGGAGCGGCTCCTGAAGTTATGGAAACTCAAGTTGTTGATCCGATCGAAAGTGCTTTGATGACGGTTGAGGGAATTGAGTCCATCAAATCAAGCAGTAAAACAGGTACGGCTACAATCACTGTGGAGTTTGATCTTGATAGAAATATCGATGTGGCCTTGCAAGACGTGCAAGCGAAGGTTGCTGCTGCCCAAAGACTTTTGCCAGACGATGTTGATCCTCCAATTTTATCGAAAACAAATCCCGACGACCAACCTATTATTTGGTTAGCTCTTACTTACGATAAAAATGATCCTGAATTCTTAATGAGTTATGCTCGAGACTACCTAAAGGATCGATTCACGACAGTGGATGGCGTAGGGGATATTTTCTTAGGTGGTTACACGGACCCTGTGATGCGCGTGAAAGTTCGCCCGCGCGATTTAATTAGATACAATATTTCAGCCAATGACGTGATGGATGCTGTTCGCTCTGAGCACTCTGAGCTTCCTGGTGGTTACATCGAAACAGAAAAGAAAACCTTTAACGTGCGCACGATGGGTGAAGCGAAAACAGAAGAAGAGTTTCGCTCTATCGTGATCAGTCGCCGTGCTGGAGCAGCCGTGGCTGACTCTACGAACATGGTAAAATTGTCTCAAGTTGCTGACGTCAGCATGGGGCTTGATCAGATCACGAAGATGTCGCGCTTTAACGGTAAGACCGCATTGGGTCTTGGTATTCGTAAGCAGCGTGGGACAAACGCCGTTGCGGTGGCTCGTGCAGTTAAAGAGAAAATCAAAGAGATTCAACCACAACTTCCTGAAGGTATGTACGTGCACGTCAACTTTGATAGCACAAAATATATCGAGCAATCCGTTGATGAGTTAAATAAGCATTTAATGTTAGCTGTGGTGCTAACGTCCATCGTGTGTTGGCTCTTCTTAGGAAGTTGGTCGGCAACTTTCAACGTTCTTCTATCCATCCCGACGTCGCTTCTGGGGGCGTTTATTGGTCTTTACTTTTTAGGTTACACTCTGAATACGTTCACGCTTTTAGGGTTAACTTTAGCAATCGGTATCGTCGTCGACGATGCCATTATGGTTCTAGAGAATATTTTCCGCTATAACGAGAACGGGCGGGGGAAAATCGAATCAGCCATTGTGGGAGCGCGTGAGATTTCCTTTGCTGCTATGGCAGCAACCGCAGCGGTTATTGCGATCTTTATGCCGGTGGCCTTTATGAAGGGAATCATCGGAAAGTTTTTCATGCAGTTTGGTGTGACGATTTCTATCGCGGTTTTCTTATCACTAGTCGAAGCTTTGACAATCACTCCGATGCGTTGTGCAGGGTTCGTTCACATGGGTGAAAGAAAAAGCCGTATTGGAAAAGGTTTCGAGAACATGATGGAAAACATGCGCCATGGTTACGACAAGTGGTTGCGCTGGACTCTCGTGCATCCGGTAAAAGTCGTGGTTATCTCTCTTGTTGTCGTTTTCTTGTCTTTTGGATCGATTAAGTTTTTGAATAAAGAGATGAGCCCGGCGCAGGATCAAAGCTTGTTTATTGCGCGCCTCATGTTGCCAGTGGGAACTTCACTTGCTTATACGAACATGCAAACGCAGAAGGCGGAGAAGTGGCTCTTAGAAAGACCTGAGATTGAACAGGTTTATGCAGCCATCGGCGGCTTTGGTGGTGGAGCTTCAGATGCGAACTCCACGATGATGTTTGTAACCTTAAAGCCTCGCGAGAAGCGTGGTATTGATGCTGAAAAAGGCAGAACACTTTCTCAGCAAGAGTTCATGCAGATTGCCCGTAAGGAACTTGCTAAAATTGAAGATGTCAGACCGGTCCTGATGGATCTTTCACAGCAAGGGTTTTCAGGCGGCCGTGGTTATCCGATTGAGTTTACAATTTTGGGCTCTGACTGGGATAAACTTGCGAAGTACACGGACGATATGATGAAAGCCATGGAAGCGAGTGATTTGATGGTGGACGTCGATTCGAACTATCTTTTAGGTATGCCAGAGATTCAGATTCGCCCAGATCGTATCTCCGCAGCTCAGCACGGTGTGAGTATTAACTCGATTGGTACAACGGTGAATGCATTGATTGGCGGAGTTAAGGTTGGAGAGTACCCACAGGGTGGGCATCGTTATGACATCAAGGTGAAGCTTGTAGACCAAGGCGATCCAATGAATGAGATCAAAGGTCTTTTTGTCGGCAATAGTCGTGGAAACTTAATTCCATTGAACCGCGTGACGAAAGAGGAGATTGGTACAAGCTTGCAGTCTATTTCTCGTTCAAATCGCCAAAGAGCTATCACTGTGACGGCGAACTTAAAGCCTGGAGTTTCTCAGCAAGTAGCTATGGATTATATCGAGAAGAAAGCCAAAGAGACATTTGATCCAGGTTATATGATTGAGCAAGGTGGAAGCTCTAAGACATTTAAAGAGTCCTTCCAAAGCTTGATCTTTGCTTTGATTTTGGGACTTGTGATTGCTTACATGGTTCTAGCGAGTCAGTTTAATTCATTCATTGATCCGGTTTCGATTTTGATGGCATTGCCATTTAGCTTTAGCGGAGCCTTCTTTGCGTTGCTGCTAACGGGTCAGTCTTTAAATATGTTCTCGATGATTGGTTTGTTACTATTGATGGGGATCGTAAAGAAGAACTCGATTTTATTGATCGAGTTTACAAATACGATTCGCGATCGCGGAACTAGAGAAGCTAAGGCAGCTCTGTCCGAGGCCTGCCCAGTTCGACTTCGTCCGATTCTAATGACATCGATTGCAACGATTGCTGCTGCCATCCCTTCAGCAACAGCAAGTGGTGCAGGTTCAGAGACCATGCGGCCAATGGCTATTACACTTATCGGTGGTGTTATCGTATCGACGGCTTTGACGTTGTTTGTGGTACCTTGTGTGTATTTACTTTTGGATCGCTTTAAAAAGCGTGATGACGTTCGTGAAAAAACAAGACAAGCATTTGCAGCTGTTGGTGATGAGGCGATTGAGGCTTAA
- a CDS encoding glucose inhibited division protein B (COG0357 Predicted S-adenosylmethionine-dependent methyltransferase involved in bacterial cell division) → MEYFDKQKNYMLDLGFSAEHLESLKKYVQLLWQSNEELNLISRKMPFEELIDNHIIDCLLPLKQFPVNLKRVADFGSGGGLPAVIYAIQFPETEFYLYEKSPKKQEFLKKCQSIAKNIQVFGEIPKTLEKVDLVTARGFKPVDVILDVSREYYKSGGQYFLLKARAEKISEELQLAQKKFKDISSEVIPLKSPLLDVERHVVWIKRK, encoded by the coding sequence ATGGAATATTTTGATAAGCAAAAAAACTATATGTTGGATTTGGGATTCTCGGCAGAGCATTTAGAATCCCTAAAAAAGTATGTCCAACTTTTATGGCAATCGAATGAAGAACTAAACTTAATCAGTCGCAAAATGCCATTTGAGGAACTTATTGATAATCATATTATCGATTGCTTACTTCCTCTCAAGCAGTTCCCCGTAAACTTAAAGCGTGTGGCGGACTTTGGATCTGGTGGTGGTTTGCCAGCAGTTATATACGCCATTCAGTTTCCAGAAACTGAATTCTATCTTTACGAGAAGAGTCCTAAAAAACAGGAGTTTCTTAAGAAGTGCCAGAGTATTGCTAAAAACATTCAAGTTTTTGGCGAGATTCCTAAAACTTTAGAGAAGGTGGATCTGGTAACAGCTCGTGGGTTTAAACCCGTGGATGTGATTCTGGATGTGAGTCGTGAATATTATAAGTCGGGCGGGCAGTATTTTCTTTTAAAAGCCCGAGCTGAAAAAATCTCTGAAGAGCTTCAACTTGCTCAGAAGAAGTTTAAAGATATCTCATCGGAGGTCATTCCTCTGAAGTCTCCTTTACTAGATGTTGAGCGGCACGTGGTTTGGATTAAAAGAAAATAA